From the genome of Ictalurus furcatus strain D&B chromosome 4, Billie_1.0, whole genome shotgun sequence, one region includes:
- the gins2 gene encoding DNA replication complex GINS protein PSF2 isoform X2, with product MDPSEVEFLAEKEMGDLGPFNPGLMVEVPVWLALNLKQRQKCRIVPPEWMDADKLEEIREQERREEAFTPIPSPYYMELTKLLLNHAADNIPRADEIRTLVKDIWDTRIAKLRLSADSFISQQEAHARLDNLTLMEINTTRTFLLDSLNYMYKLRSNLQPGSGPGKSQDY from the exons atggatccTTCAGAAGTGGAATTCCTCGCTGAGAAGGAAATG GGAGACCTGGGACCGTTTAACCCGGGACTGATGGTGGAGGTGCCCGTGTGGCTGGCACTCAATctgaaacagagacagaaatgCAGAATCGTTCCTCCGGAGTGGATGGACGCCG ATAAACTGGAGGAGATCCGAGagcaggagagaagagaggaagcCTTCACCCCGATCCCCAGCCCTTATTACATGGAACTGACCAAGTTACTACTAAACCA TGCTGCGGATAACATCCCGAGGGCAGACGAAATCCGGACTCTGGTCAAAGACATCTGGGACACTCGCATCGCAAAACTGCGTCTGTCCGCCGACAGCTTCATCAGCCAACAGGAGGCTCACGCCAGG ctgGATAACCTGACTCTGATGGAGATCAACACCACACGCACGTTTCTGTTAGATTCTCTGAACTACATGTACAAACTGCGCTCCAACCTGCAGCCCGGCTCAGGCCCGGGGAAATCGCAGGATTATTAA
- the gins2 gene encoding DNA replication complex GINS protein PSF2 isoform X1 translates to MDPSEVEFLAEKEMVKIIPNFSLDKIYLIGGDLGPFNPGLMVEVPVWLALNLKQRQKCRIVPPEWMDADKLEEIREQERREEAFTPIPSPYYMELTKLLLNHAADNIPRADEIRTLVKDIWDTRIAKLRLSADSFISQQEAHARLDNLTLMEINTTRTFLLDSLNYMYKLRSNLQPGSGPGKSQDY, encoded by the exons atggatccTTCAGAAGTGGAATTCCTCGCTGAGAAGGAAATGGTGAAGATTATCCCAAACTTTAGTCTcgataaaatttatttaatcgGG GGAGACCTGGGACCGTTTAACCCGGGACTGATGGTGGAGGTGCCCGTGTGGCTGGCACTCAATctgaaacagagacagaaatgCAGAATCGTTCCTCCGGAGTGGATGGACGCCG ATAAACTGGAGGAGATCCGAGagcaggagagaagagaggaagcCTTCACCCCGATCCCCAGCCCTTATTACATGGAACTGACCAAGTTACTACTAAACCA TGCTGCGGATAACATCCCGAGGGCAGACGAAATCCGGACTCTGGTCAAAGACATCTGGGACACTCGCATCGCAAAACTGCGTCTGTCCGCCGACAGCTTCATCAGCCAACAGGAGGCTCACGCCAGG ctgGATAACCTGACTCTGATGGAGATCAACACCACACGCACGTTTCTGTTAGATTCTCTGAACTACATGTACAAACTGCGCTCCAACCTGCAGCCCGGCTCAGGCCCGGGGAAATCGCAGGATTATTAA